The proteins below come from a single Stomoxys calcitrans chromosome 1, idStoCalc2.1, whole genome shotgun sequence genomic window:
- the LOC106085250 gene encoding cuticle protein 16.5-like, with protein MFKFFALCLMAIVALAAAKPGIVAPLAYSAPYVAAAPYTAAYSAAYTAPYVAASPYVAASPYVAAAPYASAYTYPYAASYFLRK; from the exons atgttcaaattc TTCGCTTTGTGTTTAATGGCTATCGTTGCCTTGGCTGCTGCCAAACCTGGCATTGTTGCTCCTTTGGCCTATAGTGCTCCTTATGTGGCTGCTGCTCCCTATACTGCCGCTTATAGCGCCGCCTACACCGCTCCCTATGTTGCTGCCTCGCCCTATGTTGCCGCTTCACCCTATGTTGCCGCTGCTCCCTATGCCAGCGCCTACACTTATCCTTATGCCGCTTCTTACTTCTTGCGTAAATAG